A window of Enterobacter ludwigii genomic DNA:
GATGCGTTAAAAGGCAAAGTGGATATCATCGTGCTGCTTATCCATGAAGGTACACCCGCGCGTCAATCAAGTTACGGGAATAAAGATGTAGCCAGAATGCTGCAAGCTGATATCGATACCGCAAAAAAATTTAAGGGTATTGATGTATTAATCACAGGACATGCTCATGTAGGCACACCAGAGCCCATTAAAGTTAATGATACGCTTGTTGTTTCTACAGATGCGTATGGTACTGATATTGGTAAATTAGTCCTGAATTTTAACCCTCAAACTATAAAAATTGAGGGCTATAGCGGTAAATTAATCACTGTATTTGCCGACGAATACAAACCAGACCCTAACGTTCAGGTCAGGATTGATGAGTGGAATGCTAAGCTGAAAAGTATCACTGGCCAGATTATTGGGTCGACAACGGCCCCCTTCACTCGCTCTTATGGTGAATCATCACCTGTTGGTAATTTAGTCATTGACGCCATGATGGCCAAAGCGCCTGACGCCGTCGTGGGATTACAAAACAGCGGAGGATTGCGTGCTGATTTCCAACAAGGAAATTTACGATATGGTGATGTCATTACTACCTTCCCATTTAATAACGAACTGGTTGAAATGGATCTCACCGGAAAAGATCTCACTGACTTGATGACTCATGCAACGAATCTTACCAATGGCGTTTTGCAAGTATCAAAAAGCGTTCATGTTGAATACGACAGCAAAAAACCGCTGGGTGAGCGGATCGTTAAATTCACTATTAATAATCAACCGGTAGATCCAACCAAAACATATCGGGTTGCTACACACTCGTTTTGTGCAACAGGTGGGGATGGATTTGAGGCATTCTTAAAAGGCACGAATGTTAAAACGATCAACAGTACTACCTCTGCCGAGTCGATTATTGAGTATGTCAAGACCCATACCCCATTGAAACCCGATCTTGAAAAGAGAGTGGTCGATGTAAGCGCAGCTAAATAGTTTCAATAACATAAATATTCTTAATTAACAAATCTCTGTGGAAGGAACCCTACGTATGAATAAAATAAAACATATATTGTCAGGCGCTTTTATGCTTTTACCCACGGTAGCATTGGCAGACACCGGGAATAACGAATACCTGTCAGACTGGTGGCATCAAAGTATTAATATCGTAGGCAGCAACTCCACTCGTTTTGGACCATTAAAAAGAGCGGACTTATATCCAGAGTATCGTGCATGGGCGCATGTCGATTGGTTTTATTTTTATGGCTATGCGGACTTACCTAAGTTTTTTGGTATAGGCAATGATAATGATATCGGTATTTGGGATAATGGCTCTCCATTTTTTATGGAGATAGAACCGCGCTTTAGCATCGACAAGTTAACGGGGCTCGACCTAAGTTTTGGTCCATTCAAAGAATGGTATTTTGCCCACAACTATATCTATGATGCAGGCACGAATGCAGGACAGCGTCAGAGCACATGGTATATGGGGATAGGGACCGATATTGATACGGGGCTACCAATGACGTTATCTGCAAACATCTATGCCAGGTATCAAGGAAACAACTACAATGCGGCCAACGAGAACGAGTGGGATGGATATCGCTTCAAAGTCAAATATGTCATCCCAATTACAACACTATTTGGTGGAAAACTAAATTACGTCGGCTTTACCAATTTTGATTTTGGTTCAGATCTTAAAGAAGAGTCAGGCGGCGAGCAGCAATTTTACTCCCGTACCAATAGCTCTATTGTTTCCACCAATGTACTCAGTTTAGTTTATCCCCACTGGAACTATGGCGCGACCCTTCGTTATTTCTATCATGGTGGACAATTTGACGAAGGGAGTAAAGCGTTTAGCCGCGATGGAGACATCACCTCTATAGATTCAACGGGGTGGGCATACTATTTAACTGTGGGTTACGCTTTTTAATTATCACTGCAAGGGATTAACCATGAAAATAAAAACGGTTACCGCAGGTATTCTGTTAACGTTGCCATTCTGGGCCTGCGCCAAAGATGTCACTATCATTTATACCAATGATCTCCATGCTCATGTTGATACTTACAAACTCCCGTATGTCGCAGACGGTAAACGAGCAATTGGAGGATTCGCTAATATCACCACTTTAGTCAAACAGGAAAAATCCAAAAATAAAGCCACATTCTATTTTGATGCAGGCGACTATTTTACCGGGCCATATATCAGTACTCTGACTAAGGGTCAGGCGATTATCGATATTATGAATACCATGCCCTTTGACGCGGTATCAATTGGTAATCATGAGTTTGACCATGGCTGGGATAATCTCTTGCGACAATTAAGCAAGGCAAACTTCCCGGTACTGTTGGGGAATGTGTTCCATAAGGACAGCGAGATACCTTTCTGGAACAAACCGTACACTATCCTGGAAAAGGACGGTGTAACAATTGGCGTTATTGGGCTGCACGGCGTGTATGCGTTTAATGACACCATCTCAGAGCTCTCGATCCAGGGGCTCGATAATGATAAAAACAACCGCTTTGATAAATCAGCCGCAGCCCTAAAAAATCAGGGAATTGAGGCTCGCGATGAGGTGAAATATCTGCAGCATTACCTGGATGAGTTACGGGG
This region includes:
- a CDS encoding nucleoside-specific channel-forming protein Tsx, translated to MLLPTVALADTGNNEYLSDWWHQSINIVGSNSTRFGPLKRADLYPEYRAWAHVDWFYFYGYADLPKFFGIGNDNDIGIWDNGSPFFMEIEPRFSIDKLTGLDLSFGPFKEWYFAHNYIYDAGTNAGQRQSTWYMGIGTDIDTGLPMTLSANIYARYQGNNYNAANENEWDGYRFKVKYVIPITTLFGGKLNYVGFTNFDFGSDLKEESGGEQQFYSRTNSSIVSTNVLSLVYPHWNYGATLRYFYHGGQFDEGSKAFSRDGDITSIDSTGWAYYLTVGYAF